Proteins encoded together in one Glandiceps talaboti chromosome 11, keGlaTala1.1, whole genome shotgun sequence window:
- the LOC144442089 gene encoding LOW QUALITY PROTEIN: transmembrane 9 superfamily member 2-like (The sequence of the model RefSeq protein was modified relative to this genomic sequence to represent the inferred CDS: inserted 1 base in 1 codon; substituted 1 base at 1 genomic stop codon), translating to MVLHKHGERLYTGLREVVTEHLVDKIRVDVLESLNNNFLQTLNSAWNDHQTSMVMIRDILMYMVSIEKVIKFIIANLIDIGVKQGHHLKHEKSGDCDDNLKPMAIPAAFKDVTINYTYSVSFEWASRWDYILDSMPHTDIQWFSIMNSLVIVLFLSGMVAMIMLRTLHKDIARYNQIDSAEDAQEEFGWKFMVFRPPRRGMLLSVCPPWYWFPNYLHGFYHLCVFACLGFLSPANRGALMTCVLXVCLXTPAGYVAARMYKTFGGERWKSNVLMTCFFIPGIVFVDFFILNLVLWGEGSSAAIPFTTLLALLGLRFGVSTPLIFLGAYLGFKKRPIEFPVRTNQIPRQIPEQSFYTRPLPGIVMGGVLPFGCIFIQLFFILNSIWSHQMYYMFGFLFLVCVILIITCSEATVLLCYFHLCAEDYHWWWRSFLTSGFTAVYLFIYCIHYFVSKLTIEGMASTVLYFGYTGIMVLLFFLFCGSIGFFSCLWFVIKIYGVVKVD from the exons TGGGTTGAGAGAGGTGGTGACAGAGCATTTAGTTGACAAG ATCCGTGTAGACGTCTTAGAATCACTGAACAACAATTTCCTGCAGACACTAAACAGTGCATGGAATGACCACCAAACGTCCATGGTAATGATTAGAGATATTCTCATGTACATGGTGAGTATAGAGAAAGTCATCAAGTTCATAATAGCCAATTTAATAGATATTGGGGTCAAGCAGGGTCACCA TTTGAAACATGAGAAATCAGGTGATTGTGATGATAACCTTAAACCAATGGCCATCCCTGCTGCATTTAAGGATGTCACAATTAACTACACCTACTCAGTCTCATTTGAG TGGGCATCTCGATGGGATTACATTCTGGACTCCATGCCACATACAGATATTCAGTGGTTCAG TATCATGAACTCCTTGGTGATTGTACTATTCTTGTCTGGTATGGTAGCTATGATTATGCTGAGAACACTCCACAAGGATATTGCCCGTTACAATCAAATAGACTCAGCT GAAGATGCACAGGAAGAGTTTGGATGGAAGTTCATGGTATTCCGTCCACCCAGAAGAGGAAtgctgctgtctgtctgtcctcctTGGTACTGGTTCCCAAATTATCTTCATGGTTTTTATCACCTTTG TGTGTTTGCTTGTCTTGGATTCCTATCACCAGCTAACCGTGGTGCACTGATGACCTGTGTAC GTGTGTGTCTATGAACCCCAGCTGGATATGTTGCTGCAAGAATGTATAAAA CATTTGGTGGTGAACGTTGGAAGTCCAATGTATTGATGACCTGTTTCTTCATCCCTGGCATTGTGTTTGTGGATTTCTTTATTCTCAACTTGGTGCTATGGGGAGAAGGAAGCTCTGCAGCTATTCCATTTACAACATTACTGGCTCTACTTGGACTCAGGTTTGGTGTCTCCACCCCACTCATCTTCCTTGGAGCTTACCTTGGCTTTAAAAAGAGG CCTATTGAATTCCCAGTTAGGACCAATCAGATTCCCCGACAGATCCCAGAACAGTCTTTCTACACCAGACCTTTGCCAGGAATAGTGATGGGTGGTGTTTTACCCTTTGGATGTATCTTTATCCAATTGTTTTTCATTCTAAACAGTATCTG GTCTCATCAGATGTATTATATGTTTGGGTTCCTGTTCTTAGTTTGTGTGATTCTGATTATCACTTGTTCAGAGGCTACAGTCTTGTTATGTTATTTCCACCTTTGTGCTGAG GATTATCACTGGTGGTGGAGGTCCTTCCTGACCAGTGGCTTCACAGCCGTGTATCTATTTATTTACTGCATTCATTACTTTGTATCCAAATTGACCATTGAGGGCATGGCCAGTACAGTCTTATACTTCGGTTACACTGGTATCATGGTCTTACTGTTTTTCTTGTTCTGTG GTTCTATAGGGTTCTTCTCCTGTTTGTGGTTTGTTATCAAGATTTATGGTGTAGTGAAAGTTGACTAA